In Apium graveolens cultivar Ventura chromosome 10, ASM990537v1, whole genome shotgun sequence, the following are encoded in one genomic region:
- the LOC141691564 gene encoding cytochrome P450 CYP72A219-like encodes MKLGNLTIPAWVHLTMPVIFHNYDTGIWGEDAKEFNPQRFSEGISKATKGSPVFIPFSWGPRTCIGQNLALIEARMAVAMILQNFNLELSLTYLHAPELNFLLRPQYGAKIILHDLEDAIVLGQYNCSG; translated from the coding sequence ATGAAACTAGGAAATCTGACAATACCGGCATGGGTACACTTGACAATGCCAGTCATTTTTCACAACTATGACACTGGAATTTGGGGTGAAGATGCGAAAGAGTTCAATCCACAAAGGTTTTCGGAAGGAATTTCTAAGGCAACAAAAGGATCACCAGTGTTTATTCCATTCAGTTGGGGTCCTAGAACGTGCATTGGGCAAAACTTGGCCCTGATAGAAGCAAGGATGGCAGTTGCAATGATCCTACAGAACTTCAATCTTGAGCTTTCTCTGACTTATCTACATGCTCCCGAGCTCAATTTTCTCCTGCGACCTCAATATGGTGCTAAAATCATCTTGCATGACCTCGAAGATGCAATTGTACTAGGGCAGTATAATTGTTCAGGTTGA
- the LOC141689362 gene encoding uncharacterized protein LOC141689362: MGFLDSSNPFEKRTLMFCYVVYLIVYLFLSCDSVLSKECTNAFLPALSSHTLRYELQRTTNQSWINEVFSHYYLSPTDSSTWANVVPRKVLKEDDEFGWNIVYKTMLGTSGLEVPRGLLKEMPLRNVRLDQDSIHGRAQQTNLEYLLMLDVDRLVWSFRKTANLPTPGVAYGGWEAPNIDLRGHFVGHYLSASAQMWASTHNHILKEKMSAVVSALSDCQEKIGTGYLSAFPSELFDRLEAINPVWAPYYTIHKIMAGLLDQYLFASDTRALGMVTWMADYFYKRVKNVILKYTVEQHWASLNEETGGMNDVLYKLYDITKNSSHLLLAHLFDKPCFLGILAVQADDLSGFHTNSHIPVVVGSQQRYEITGDPLYRDIGRFFMDIVNSSHAYATGGTSESEFWTQPNRLASYLQTETEESCTTFNMLKVARHLLRWTKDTVYADYYERAITNGVLSIQRGVEPGVMIYTLPLGHGQSKAISQHGWGTKDNSFWCCYGTGIESFSKLGDSIYFEQQGQVPEIYVIQYISSSVNWESGNVFLVQKVTPVVSWDNHLCVTLTVSSKKHSKAMPSTLNLRIPIWTYSDGATATLNNKPLPLPSPGNYLSITRRWRNNDVISLTLPISIRTEAIKDDRPEYARDKAILYGPYLLVGLSDGDWDLSPKQADSPSKWMVPVPAEHNSHLISLTKESEGSTLGLIKSKTSIVLGQLPEPGTNHSVHATFRIVTKDKKYLNNFMVRDVIRKAVKLEPFGHPGMVLMHNAENENLEVKADSDHSYSVFRFVDGLDEKKGSVSIESSSHKSCYLYSEHNIGAVVKLKCRPKPSDNAFKEAASFRVVDGISKYDPISFVAKGSKRDFLMQPILSIRDENYNVYFNI; the protein is encoded by the exons ATGGGTTTCTTGGATTCTAGCAATCCTTTCGAAAAGAGAACTTTGATGTTTTGTTACGTGGTATACTTGATAGTTTATTTGTTTTTATCATGTGATTCTGTTTTGAGCAAGGAGTGTACTAATGCTTTTCTTCCTGCACTTTCATCACACACGCTGAGATATGAGTTACAAAGAACCACCAATCAATCATGGATAAATGAAGTGTTTTCGCATTACTATCTTTCTCCCACCGATAGTTCTACTTGGGCTAATGTTGTTCCGAGAAAAGTTTTGAAGGAGGATGATGAATTTGGTTGGAATATCGTGTATAAGACGATGCTTGGTACAAGTGGACTTGAAGTTCCTAGGGGTCTTCTCAAGGAAATGCCGTTGCGTAATGTGAGATTAGACCAGGACTCGATTCATGGTCGGGCTCAACAAACAAATTTGGAATATCTGTTGATGTTGGATGTTGATAGATTAGTTTGGAGCTTTAGGAAGACTGCTAACTTGCCAACTCCTGGTGTTGCTTATGGAGGTTGGGAGGCCCCAAATATCGATCTTCGAGGACATTTTGTAG GACATTACTTAAGCGCTTCAGCACAAATGTGGGCTAGTACTCACAATCACATACTAAAAGAGAAAATGTCTGCTGTTGTTTCTGCTCTATCCGACTGTCAGGAAAAAATCGGAACTGGGTATCTTTCTGCTTTCCCTTCTGAACTATTTGATCGATTGGAGGCTATAAACCCTGTGTGGGCTCCATATTACACCATTCACAAG ATAATGGCAGGTCTATTAGATCAGTATTTATTTGCTTCTGATACTCGAGCTTTGGGTATGGTAACATGGATGGCTGATTACTTCTACAAACGTGTGAAAAATGTGATACTGAAGTACACCGTTGAGCAACACTGGGCGTCATTGAATGAAGAGACGGGTGGCATGAACGATGTTTTGTATAAACTGTATGATATAACG AAAAATTCTTCGCATTTATTGTTGGCTCACCTCTTCGACAAACCCTGCTTTTTAGGTATACTTGCTGTGCAG GCTGATGATCTATCGGGATTTCATACCAATTCACACATTCCAGTTGTTGTTGGTTCCCAACAGCGATACGAAATTACGGGGGATCCACTTTACAGG GACATAGGGAGGTTTTTCATGGATATTGTGAATTCTTCTCATGCATATGCCACTGGAGGGACCTCAGAATCTGAGTTCTG GACACAACCAAATCGTTTAGCAAGCTATCTACAAACTGAAACTGAAGAGTCTTGTACAACCTTTAATATGCTAAAG GTTGCACGCCACTTATTAAGGTGGACTAAAGATACCGTATACGCTGATTATTACGAACGGGCTATCACAAATGGCGTACTCAGTATCCAAAGAGGAGTGGAACCTGGGGTGATGATTTACACGCTACCACTAGGCCATGGTCAATCCAAGGCCATAAGCCAGCATGGATGGGGAACAAAGGATAATAGTTTCTGGTGCTGCTATGGAACAG GAATTGAATCGTTCTCAAAATTAGGAGATTCGATATACTTTGAACAACAGGGACAAGTTCCAGAAATTTACGTTATCCAGTACATATCGAGCTCAGTTAACTGGGAATCTGGGAATGTTTTTCTAGTGCAGAAAGTAACGCCTGTTGTATCATGGGACAATCACCTTTGCGTGACCTTAACTGTTTCCTCAAAAAAG CATTCAAAAGCCATGCCGTCTACATTAAACTTGAGAATACCAATATGGACATATTCAGATGGTGCTACGGCAACCTTAAATAACAAACCATTGCCTCTCCCAAGTCCAG GTAACTACTTATCAATAACTCGTAGATGGAGAAATAATGATGTTATCTCTCTTACGCTACCAATAAGCATCCGAACTGAGGCTATTAAAG ATGATCGGCCTGAATATGCCCGTGATAAAGCAATTTTATATGGTCCGTatcttcttgttggtttgagcGATGGTGATTGGGACCTAAGTCCAAAACAAGCTGATTCTCCCTCAAAGTGGATGGTTCCAGTTCCAGCTGAACACAATTCACATTTGATTTCGCTTACTAAAGAATCTGAAGGCTCAACATTAGGTCTAATCAAAAGTAAAACCAGCATTGTATTAGGTCAGTTGCCTGAACCAGGGACAAACCATTCTGTACATGCCACTTTCAGAATCGTTACCAAGGACAAGAAATACCTGAATAATTTTATGGTAAGAGACGTTATCAGGAAAGCAGTTAAGCTAGAACCATTTGGCCATCCAGGTATGGTTCTTATGCATAATGCAGAAAATGAGAACCTGGAGGTGAAAGCTGATTCTGATCACAGTTATTCAGTTTTTCGTTTCGTTGATGGACTAGACGAGAAGAAAGGAAGTGTTTCAATAGAATCCAGCAGCCATAAGAGTTGTTATTTGTATAGCGAGCATAACATAGGTGCAGTGGTGAAGCTCAAGTGTAGGCCGAAGCCCTCGGACAATGCCTTCAAAGAGGCAGCCAGCTTTAGAGTGGTAGATGGAATTAGCAAATATGATCCTATTAGCTTTGTAGCAAAAGGGAGCAAAAGGGACTTTCTTATGCAACCAATACTTAGCATTAGAGATGAAAATTACAATGTGTATTTCAATATCTAA